In one window of Pristiophorus japonicus isolate sPriJap1 chromosome 9, sPriJap1.hap1, whole genome shotgun sequence DNA:
- the LOC139272552 gene encoding neuronal acetylcholine receptor subunit alpha-2-like translates to MTTNVWLKQEWYDYKLTWDPAEFDNVTSIRVPSEMIWIPDIVLYNNADGEFAVTHMTKAHLFSVGRIQWVPPAIYKSSCSIDVTFFPFDQQNCKMKFGSWTHDKSKIDLRSMDRDVDLKDYWESGEWAIVNAVGIYNSKKYDCCYEVYVDITYSFIIRRLPLFYTINLIIPCLLISCLTVLVFYLPSGCGEKITLCISVLLSLTVFLLLITEIIPSTSLVIPLIGEYLLFTMIFVTLSIVITVFVLNVHHRSPNTHKMPRWVRKVFLDYIPRWLFMKRPGPKAEMFANHFSLLEMKIPPAKRNPQREPEDPRFGQPLCQARPTGLHAHGYQCRHELNRYAAGRANQDQRSSPVDSVEVESNLLLSPSIIRALEGVHYIANHLRAEDADFSVKEDWKYVAMVIDRIFLWIFIIVCLLGTLGLFLPPWLAGMI, encoded by the exons ATGACCACCAATGTGTGGCTCAAGCAG GAATGGTATGACTATAAACTCACGTGGGATCCTGCAGAGTTTGACAACGTTACCTCAATCCGTGTCCCCTCCGAGATGATCTGGATTCCCGACATCGTCCTGTACAACAA TGCAGATGGGGAGTTTGCCGTAACACACATGACGAAAGCCCACCTTTTCTCGGTGGGCAGGATTCAGTGGGTGCCCCCAGCCATCTACAAGAGCTCCTGCAGCATCGACGTCACCTTCTTCCCCTTCGACCAGCAGAACTGCAAGATGAAATTCGGCTCCTGGACACACGACAAGTCCAAGATCGACCTGAGGAGCATGGACAGGGACGTGGACCTCAAGGACTACTGGGAGAGCGGCGAGTGGGCAATCGTCAATGCTGTGGGCATTTACAACAGCAAGAAGTATGACTGTTGCTATGAGGTGTACGTTGACATCACGTACTCCTTCATTATCAGGCGACTCCCTCTCTTCTACACCATTAACCTCATCATTCCCTGTCTGCTCATCTCCTGCCTAACTGTCCTGGTCTTCTATCTGCCAtcaggctgtggagagaagatcaCTCTTTGTATATCAGTGCTGCTGTCCCTCACGGTCTTCCTGCTGCTGATAACGGAGATCATTCCCTCGACCTCGCTGGTCATCCCGTTAATCGGCGAGTACCTGCTCTTCACCATGATCTTCGTCACGCTCTCCATTGTCATCACCGTCTTTGTCCTCAACGTCCACCACCGCTCGCCCAACACTCACAAGATGCCCAGGTGGGTGAGGAAGGTGTTCTTGGACTACATCCCCCGCTGGCTCTTTATGAAGAGACCGGGGCCCAAGGCAGAAATGTTCGCCAACCACTTCAGCCTGCTGGAGATGAAGATCCCCCCCGCCAAGCGCAACCCCCAGAGGGAGCCGGAGGACCCCCGCTTTGGCCAGCCGCTGTGCCAGGCCAGGCCCACCGGCCTGCACGCTCACGGCTACCAGTGCCGCCACGAGCTCAACAGGTACGCGGCGGGGAGAGCCAATCAGGACCAGCGAAGCAGTCCCGTGGACAGCGTCGAGGTGGAATCCAACCTGCTGCTCTCTCCCAGCATCATCCGCGCACTGGAGGGGGTGCATTACATCGCCAATCACCTGCGCGCCGAGGACGCAGACTTCTCC